One Monomorium pharaonis isolate MP-MQ-018 chromosome 4, ASM1337386v2, whole genome shotgun sequence DNA segment encodes these proteins:
- the LOC105834561 gene encoding glyoxylate reductase/hydroxypyruvate reductase, with product MNSALPRVLVISTEVPVVSINLLRTKCNVIMIPAGSSREQVLQALPGHDAILLARDRCRLANRHIVNTEFLNIAGPNLKVVLTMSAGYDHLDVPEIKRRGIKVGHTPVQSAAVAEIAVLLLLSAARRAHESRMMVKEGNSKSGLQWLLGQDLRGSTVGIFGLGNIGQETVKRLMGFGVKRFIYTGHSRKKAGDELGATFVSLDELLEQSDFLVITASLTNETQGVFNDSVFDKMKKTAVLVNVSRGQIINTDSLVRALRNKKIFAAGLDVTDPEPLPSEHELLKLFNVEIMPHVGSATIKTFNDMSICAAQSILNGLEGKPLIYPL from the exons ATGAATTCAGCCTTACCGCGTGTTTTGGTGATTAGTACTGAAGTACCTGTTGTCAGTATTAATTTGCTTCGCACAAA ATGCAACGTCATTATGATACCGGCGGGAAGTAGTCGAGAACAAGTATTGCAAGCTCTTCCTGGACATGACGCTATATTGCTCGCTCGCGATCGCTGTCGCCTCGCTAACCGTCATATTGTCAACACAGAATTTCTAAACATCGCag GACCAAATTTAAAAGTTGTCCTGACAATGTCAGCAGGTTACGATCATTTAGATGTTCCAGAAATTAAAAGGAGAGGAATTAAAGTCGGACATACGCCTGTGCAGTCCGCTGCAGTTGCGGAAATCGCAGTGCTCTTGCTGCTGTCCGCGGCGAGACGCGCTCATGAGAGTCGCATGATGGTGAAAga aGGTAACTCAAAATCTGGACTGCAGTGGTTATTGGGACAAGATTTACGAGGTTCTACAGTCGGCATTTTTGGTTTAGGAAATATTGGTCAAGAAACAGTTAAAAGATTAATGGGATTTGGAGTAAAACGCTTTATTTATACCGGACATTCGCGCAAAAAAGCAG gTGATGAACTTGGAGCAACGTTTGTATCTCTGGATGAGCTTCTGGAGCAAAGTGATTTTCTTGTGATTACGGCGTCTCTGACTAACGAAACTCAAGGAGTTTTCAACGATAGCGTTTTTGACAAGATGAAGAAAACGGCCGTCTTGGTGAATGTATCTCGTGGTCAAATTATCAATACTGATTCACTTGTGAGAGCTCTGcgcaataaaaagatattcgcTGCTGGTCTAGACGTCACGGACCCAGAACCGCTGCCATCAGAACACGAACTTCTAAAACTATTTAATGTCg AAATTATGCCACACGTAGGCAGCGCGACGATCAAAACCTTCAACGATATGTCGATTTGCGCAGCGCAAAGTATACTTAACGGTCTTGAGGGCAAACCTTTGATTTATCCtctataa
- the LOC105836820 gene encoding uncharacterized protein LOC105836820 yields MEYFEQEKRELLEHANRVTTLGECFAWLQQCNECIEQLEERNRNKRPRLTVGNRQSLMARIMQLVGEKTRLQRRFMHVGGNYAGTSDDSDNVGLEWHEVDAAFTSRVSTGAVINIKHMEPRQFLDDAKNIVLERVRNAIRERNSVKVNAAFNGEFVAGEKRGDKSVNTKNCVLFQTSDLNEWYERHIVEPTLASLEEFQERDSGWALSRISNLTININKYNPMRAGCYIQLPRDIMLKHAVINVRSMDNACFAWSVVAALYPAERNADRESSYPHYTAVLNLGDIEFPIALKDIGKFERLNDMSVNVYGVEGKKIFPLRLSDGKKEKHVNLLYVQGNADNVGHFAWIKNLSRLVSSQLSRHASRKYICDRCLHYFSSAEKLDAHDVVCTSLNNCAIRLPGEDDKWLRFENHRNKERLPFVIYADLECVLRKTEPDTANNTSYTHQHHEVFNIGYYVRCSYDSSLSMYRSRRGNDCVTWFAEQLEVIAHNVNYILSANVPMVDLTRDEWVKFCNATHCHICEKPFTQDDTRVRDHCHLTGRYRGPAHSNCNLNYKQSFYIPIIFHNLSGYDAHFIIKEIATAFEGKIDLLPITKEKYISFTKHVQNARDKNNQKNCVKLRFIDSYKFLNTNLDKLASFLNKDRLQILQSEFKDVSAENFNLLTRKGVFPYEYVDCVEKLEETCLPPRESFYSSLTGDTISENDYAHAVNVWQWFSVRTLGEYSDMYLKIDILLLADIFENFRDKCIESYGLDPAHYYTLPGYTWDAMLKYTKITFELLTDIDMVMFIERGIRGGLSQCSGRYPRANNKYMNSSYDPLKPSSYLMYFDVNNLYGWAMCQPLPYGNFRWVDDMSNFDVSSIALDSTTGYILEVDLEYPQHLHDAHADLPFCPTRDKPPGTRQEKLLATVYDKKRYVIHYRNLQQCMRHGLRVTQIHRILKFAQSPWLRKYIELNTQLRTLARNDFEKNLYKLMNNAVFGKTMENVRNRVAVKLLTKWEGRYGAEAMISKPNFHSRSIFSENLIAVELRNLEVKFCKPIYVGMCILDISKTCLYAYHYEYMLPLYNDKCRVMYTDTDSLIYHIECENVYENMRRDIHRFDTSDYGVNNAYGMPLKNKKVPGLMKDENNGAIMTEFVGLRAKMYALRVDGKKDTKKIKGIKSNVVAHTIAFDDYTRCLRDEIEMTRQQTCIRSKLHEVYTISETKIALSPYDDKRYIVPDSIDTLPWGHYKIPLSYM; encoded by the exons ATGGAATACTTCGAGCAAGAGAAACGCGAACTCTTGGAGCATGCCAATAGAGTCACTACTTTGGGCGAATGTTTTGCATGGCTGCAACAATGCAACGAGTGCATCGAACAGCTCGAGGAACGCAATCGTAACAAGCGTCCTCGGCTCACCGTGGGAAATAGACAATCTTTGATGGCGAGGATCATGCAACTTGTTGGTGAAAAGACGCGATTGCAAAGGCGTTTCATGCACGTCGGCGGTAATTACGCGGGCACTAGTGACGATAGTGATAACGTGGGACTTGAATGGCACGAAGTAGATGCGGCTTTCACTAGTCGTGTATCAACTGGCGCAGTCATCAATATCAAGCATATGGAACCTCGTCAGTTTCTCGACGATGCCAAAAACATTGTGCTCGAGCGAGTGCGAAACGCCATACGAGAACGTAACAGTGTGAAGGTGAACGCCGCGTTTAACGGCGAATTCGTAGCGGGTGAAAAACGTGGCGACAAAAGTGtgaatacaaaaaattgcGTACTCTTTCAAACGTCGGACCTGAACGAATGGTACGAGCGGCACATTGTCGAGCCTACGTTGGCGTCGCTCGAGGAGTTTCAGGAACGTGATAGCGGGTGGGCGCTGTCGCGAATCTCAAATCTGACTattaacataaacaaatataatccTATGCGCGCGGGATGCTACATCCAGCTACCGCGGGACATTATGCTGAAACATGCGGTTATTAACGTGAGGTCGATGGACAATGCGTGCTTTGCGTGGTCGGTGGTCGCCGCTCTGTATCCCGCAGAGAGAAACGCGGATCGGGAGTCATCCTACCCGCATTATACGGCGGTCTTGAATCTCGGCGACATTGAGTTTCCGATCGCGTTAAAGGATATTGGGAAATTCGAGCGACTCAACGACATGTCGGTCAACGTCTACGGCGTCGAGGGGAAGAAGATTTTTCCGCTGCGACTCTCCGACGGCAAGAAGGAGAAGcacgtaaatttattatacgtgcAAGGCAACGCGGACAACGTAGGGCATTTTGCATGGATAAAGAATCTGTCCCGACTTGTAAGCTCGCAATTGAGTCGTCACGCAagcagaaaatatatttgcgatcg GTGTTTACACTACTTCAGTTCCGCGGAAAAGTTGGACGCCCACGACGTAGTCTGCACATCATTGAATAACTGCGCCATACGATTGCCGGGCGAAGACGACAAGTGGCTCCGGTTCGAGAATCATCGCAACAAGGAGCGACTTCCCTTCGTCATCTACGCGGACCTGGAGTGCGTACTGCGGAAGACGGAACCGGATACAGCCAACAACACGTCGTACACACACCAGCATCACGAGGTATTCAACATCGGATACTACGTGCGATGTTCGTACGATTCATCGTTATCTATGTATCGATCTCGCCGCGGTAACGATTGCGTCACGTGGTTCGCCGAACAGCTTGAAGTTATAGCGCATAATGTAAACTACATATTATCCGCCAATGTCCCCATGGTAGATTTAACGCGAGACGAGTGGGTTAAATTTTGTAACGCGACGCATTGTCACATATGCGAAAAACCGTTCACTCAAGATGACACGCGGGTACGCGATCATTGCCATTTAACCGGTAGATATCGAGGTCCCGCGCATTccaattgcaatttaaattataaacagtCGTTTTATATTCCGATaatatttcacaatttatCCGGCTACGATGCGCATTTTATTATCAAGGAAATAGCCACGGCGTTCGAGGGGAAAATCGACTTACTTCCcatcacaaaagaaaaatacatttcattTACTAAACACGTTCAAAATgcaagagataaaaataatcagaaaAATTGTGTGAAATTGCGTTTTATCGATTCATATAAATTCCTTAATACTAATCTCGACAAATTGGCATCGTTTTTGAACAAGGACAGACTCCAAATTTTACAATCTGAATTTAAAGACGTATCGGctgaaaatttcaatttattaacgCGAAAGGGGGTATTCCCGTACGAATACGTTGACTGCGTCGAAAAGTTGGAGGAAACGTGTCTACCGCCACGCGAATCGTTTTACAGCTCTCTAACCGGTGACACGATATCCGAGAACGATTACGCTCACGCCGTTAACGTATGGCAATGGTTCTCCGTTCGAACTCTAGGTGAATATAGCGACATGTATCTCAAAATTGATATCTTGTTGTTAGccgatatttttgaaaacttccgcgacaaatgtatcgaaagttACGGGCTCGATCCCGCCCATTATTACACGCTTCCCGGATACACGTGGGACGCTATGTTAAAGTATACGAAAATTACTTTCGAACTTCTTACAGACATTGACATGGTCATGTTTATCGAACGCGGTATACGCGGTGGCCTTAGTCAATGTTCCGGTAGGTACCCGCGGGCTAACAACAAATACATGAATTCGTCGTACGATCCACTGAAACCATCGTCGTACCTGATGTACTTCGATGTGAATAATTTGTACGGATGGGCGATGTGTCAACCGTTGCCCTACGGCAATTTTCGATGGGTCGACGACATGTCCAATTTCGACGTATCTTCAATCGCGCTCGATTCAACAACAGGCTACATCCTCGAAGTCGATCTCGAGTATCCGCAGCATCTTCATGACGCGCACGCCGACCTACCCTTCTGTCCGACGCGCGATAAGCCGCCCGGTACGCGTCAGGAGAAACTGCTTGCAACCGTTTACGACAAGAAGCGGTACGTCATACATTACCGTAACCTGCAGCAGTGCATGCGCCACGGTCTTCGCGTAACACAGATACACCGCATATTAAAATTCGCGCAATCTCCATGGCTCCGTAAATACATAGAATTAAACACACAATTACGGACCCTCGCAAgaaatgattttgaaaaaaatttatataaactaatgAACAATGCAGTATTTGGTAAAACCATGgagaatgtgcgcaatcgCGTCGCCGTGAAATTGCTGACGAAGTGGGAGGGTAGGTACGGCGCGGAGGCAATGATCTCGAAACCGAATTTCCATAGCCGTAGCATCTTTTCGGAAAATCTTATTGCCGTGGAGCTGCGTAATCTCGAGGTGAAATTCTGTAAACCGATCTACGTAGGCATGTGTATACTCGATATTTCTAAAACATGTCTGTATGCATATCACTACGAGTACATGCTGCCTCTGTATAATGATAAATGTAGAGTTATGTATACCGACACCGACAGCCTCATTTATCACATCGAGTGTGAAAATGTGTACGAAAACATGAGGCGCGATATTCATAGATTCGATACGAGCGATTACGGTGTGAACAATgcgtacggtatgcctctcaaaaataaaaaggtacCAGGTTTGATGAAGGACGAAAATAACGGCGCTATTATGACCGAGTTCGTCGGACTTAGAGCAAAGATGTACGCCTTGCGAGTCGAcggtaaaaaagatacaaaaaagattaaaggTATAAAGAGTAACGTCGTAGCGCATACTATTGCATTCGACGATTACACGCGGTGTCTGCGAGACGAGATCGAGATGACGCGACAGCAAACTTGTATACGGTCCAAGCTGCACGAGGTGTACACAATATCGGAAACGAAAATTGCTCTAAGTCCGTACGACGATAAGCGATATATCGTGCCCGATTCCATCGACACATTGCCGTGGGGACATTACAAGATACCATTgtcatatatgtaa
- the LOC105833208 gene encoding uncharacterized protein LOC105833208, with the protein MPVSGVRNEVSPCCRRCLVISVPRGEIPSRSSLPLVGRERVSPRKASTTLIGVQSGRVSRVLNISNRVECVCASVCANEENDSSLHRLGMLERWTNLIKVTYGTNIGEVMLLLLLKYFLGMLERWTNLIKVTYGTNIGEVMLLLLLKYFLGSYLRD; encoded by the exons ATGCCGGTGTCCGGCGTACGCAACGAAGTGTCGCCGTGTTGCCGCCGTTGTCTCGTCATTTCAGTGCCGCGAGGTGAGATCCCGTCGCGTTCCTCGCTTCCTCTCGTCGGTCGGGAGCGAGTTTCCCCGCGGAAGGCGTCGACGACATTAATCGGCGTGCAAAGTGGTCGTGTCTCTCGCGTCCTTAACATTTCTAATCGTGTCGAGTGCGTGTGCGCGAGTGTGTGTGCGAACGAGGAAAACGATTCGTCGCTTCATCGGCTG gggatgctggaaaGATGGACAAACTTGATCAAGGTCACATATGGGACAAATATAGGAGAGGTGATGCTGCTACTGCTTTTAAAATACTTCTTG gggatgctggaaaGATGGACAAACTTGATCAAGGTCACATATGGGACAAATATAGGAGAGGTGATGCTGCTACTGCTTTTAAAATACTTCTTG
- the LOC105832394 gene encoding neo-calmodulin isoform X5, with amino-acid sequence MKTSSFSLRVMRRARNKPADGVGHVNQKGASGQKAPAAGQKVPPGAKGAAKPAQKPSAQKGQVKVTPKAASVKTGKNKKKGQRQQYDLIVTINLSEYGLTEDQVAEFKEAFMLFDKDEDGTITMAELGVVMRSLGQRPSETELRDMVNEVDQDGNGTIEFNEFLQMMSKKMKSADGEDELREAFRVFDKNNDGLISSKELRHVMTNLGEKLSEEEVDDMIKEADLDGDGMVNYEEFVSILMSKN; translated from the exons GCACGCAACAAACCGGCGGATGGCGTAGGTCATGTAAATCAAAAAGGTGCTTCCGGTCAGAAAGCGCCGGCGGCTGGTCAGAAGGTTCCGCCAGGTGCTAAGGGCGCGGCGAAACCGGCCCAGAAGCCATCAGCTCAGAAAGGCCAAGTGAAAGTGACACCTAAGGCTGCCTCTGTGAAGACCGGCAAAAACAAGAAGAAGGGCCAACGGCAACAATACGATCTCATCGTTACCATTAATCTG TCCGAATATGGACTCACAGAAGATCAGGTAGCAG AATTCAAAGAGGCATTCATGCTCTTCGACAAGGATGAAGATGGGACGATTACGATGGCGGAATTAGGGGTCGTGATGAGGTCTCTCGGTCAAAGACCGTCAG AGACGGAACTGCGCGATATGGTGAATGAGGTAGATCAAGATGGAAATGGTACTATTGAGTTTAACGAATTCCTGCAGATGATGTCGAAGAAAATGAAAAGCGCCGACGGGGAGGACGAACTTCGCGAGGCGTTCCG AGTGTTCGATAAGAACAATGATGGCTTAATATCGTCGAAGGAGTTGCGACACGTGATGACGAATCTCGGTGAGAAGCTGTCCGAAGAGGAGGTCGACGATATGATCAAGGAGGCGGATCTAGATGGTGACGGAATGGTCAACTATGAAG AATTCGTGTCGATCCTAATGTCGAAAAATTAG
- the LOC105832394 gene encoding neo-calmodulin isoform X6: MAETEKRYTHAYGQLRRLTSTIDGQIRQLSSEYGLTEDQVAEFKEAFMLFDKDEDGTITMAELGVVMRSLGQRPSETELRDMVNEVDQDGNGTIEFNEFLQMMSKKMKSADGEDELREAFRVFDKNNDGLISSKELRHVMTNLGEKLSEEEVDDMIKEADLDGDGMVNYEEFVSILMSKN, encoded by the exons ATGGCAGAGACAGAAAAGAGATACACGCACGCGTATGGACAGCTACGTAGACTGACCAGCACGATAGACGGTCAAATTAGGCAGTTGAgt TCCGAATATGGACTCACAGAAGATCAGGTAGCAG AATTCAAAGAGGCATTCATGCTCTTCGACAAGGATGAAGATGGGACGATTACGATGGCGGAATTAGGGGTCGTGATGAGGTCTCTCGGTCAAAGACCGTCAG AGACGGAACTGCGCGATATGGTGAATGAGGTAGATCAAGATGGAAATGGTACTATTGAGTTTAACGAATTCCTGCAGATGATGTCGAAGAAAATGAAAAGCGCCGACGGGGAGGACGAACTTCGCGAGGCGTTCCG AGTGTTCGATAAGAACAATGATGGCTTAATATCGTCGAAGGAGTTGCGACACGTGATGACGAATCTCGGTGAGAAGCTGTCCGAAGAGGAGGTCGACGATATGATCAAGGAGGCGGATCTAGATGGTGACGGAATGGTCAACTATGAAG AATTCGTGTCGATCCTAATGTCGAAAAATTAG